The Engystomops pustulosus chromosome 9, aEngPut4.maternal, whole genome shotgun sequence genome includes a window with the following:
- the LOC140078012 gene encoding HLA class II histocompatibility antigen, DM beta chain-like: MKGCIAELLLVYSAVSLPATGYVVQEITYCGYGDDVEGNGTFEYFMTFNHQPALGYDSKENMFLPFRSITEMLIVVLEFTTELNSRPDMFHYVRSEEKRCKEEMKTFRNRTVQRRVKPSMEVYSPEQFSEDSPPVLICHVWGFYPQKIFVAWIKNDKTVVKNVSEAVRVGDWTYQVVVSLDLRGSDPGDNYTCVVEHESLEEPLMETWKAGLTTKQIIKISLASLIFVLGLVTMIAGIICWKNSKRSGYVPIPGYNDVQS, translated from the exons ATGAAGgggtgtatagctgagctgctgCTGGTATACAGCGCCGTGTCACTGCCGGCCACAG GATACGTGGTACAGGAGATCACATACTGCGGATATGGAGACGATGTAGAAGGGAACGGAACCTTTGAGTATTTCATGACATTTAATCACCAGCCGGCGCTCGGCTACGACAGCAAAGAGAACATGTTTCTGCCTTTCCGATCCATTACTGAAATGCTGATAGTAGTTCTAGAATTTACTACAGAACTGAACTCCAGACCCGACATGTTTCACTATGTGAGATCCGAGGAGAAAAGATGCAAAGAGGAAATGAAGACGTTCCGGAACCGAACTGTGCAAAGACGTG TGAAGCCGTCTATGGAGGTGTACTCCCCTGAGCAGTTTAGTGAGGACAGCCCCCCGGTACTTATCTGCCATGTTTGGGGCTTTTACCCTCAGAAGATCTTTGTGGCCTGGATCAAAAATGATAAGACTGTGGTGAAGAACGTATCGGAGGCGGTTCGGGTCGGGGACTGGACATACCAGGTGGTGGTGTCCCTGGATCTGAGGGGCTCTGACCCTGGAGATAACTACACCTGTGTGGTGGAGCACGAGAGCCTGGAGGAGCCCCTGATGGAGACCTGGA AAGCCGGACTGACCACCAAGCAGATCATAAAGATCAGTCTCGCGTCTCTGATCTTTGTCCTTGGACTGGTCACCATGATAGCGGGAATCATCTGCTGGAAGAACTCCAAGAGAAGCG GTTATGTTCCTATCCCGGGATACAATGATGTACAATCCTGA